Within Streptomyces sp. NBC_00704, the genomic segment GGACCGTCAGCTTCCTGTTGCGGCAGGAAGCCGACGGTCCCTTGGCGCTGTTCCCGGGAGCGATCGGTCAGAACACGAACGGTCCGGGCGCCTGCGGCCCGGAGGAGGTACAGGTGACGGTGATTCCGAAGACGACCATCTTCAGGGAGCCCTTGTAGAAGTCGAGGCTGTCACCGGCGGCCACGGTCCCGTTGAGCGGCCCGACCACGATCGGGGCGCCGGTGGGCATGGCGGGGTTGACCGTGCCGCTGAAGACGCGGGCGGCGCCGGTCGAGTTCGCCATGGTGAGCGTCGAACTGATGCTGTTCGCGCCGATCGGGATCGGCGCGGTGATCGCGGTGGAGGACAGGGTGAGGGTGGCCGCGGTGCCGCTCTGGGTGGCCGTGAGGGTGGCGGCGCCGCCGCCGAACAGACCGCAGTTCGCGGTCGTGGTGGCCGTCGTCGGCGTGACGGCGGCGGCAGAGGGCGCGAACACCAGCCCGGTGACCGCGAGGGTCCCGGCCAGCAGTGCCGCACCTGATCCGATTCGTTTGCCTCTCATGGTGTTTCCGGCTCCTTCCCGGATGTGGGGAGACGGACGGCCGAAAACGGGACGGGTGGGTGCGGGCACCGGTGCCGGTGGGGGTGATCTGACGGTCCGTCGGAAACGTACGGTCTCATTGACGCGGGCCGGACCGTGCGACGGCAAGGCCGATTTCCGGCCTAGTTACGACACCCGGCCCGAAGGGCTGCGCTTGTGCCCATGCCGGTGATCCCACAGGCGGGTCGCCCGCCGTGGCAGCGGGCCCAGGCGGGGTCGGCCGCCATGCCGCCATGCCGACGGGTCCAGGGCGGGTCGGCCGCCGTGGCAGCGGGCCCAGGCCGGGTCGGCCGCCATGCCGCCATGCCGACGGGCCCAGGCCGGGTCGGCCGCCATGGCAGCGGGCCCAGGCCGGGTCGGCCGCCATGCCGCCATGCCGACGGACCCAGGCCGGGTCAGCCGCCATGCCGACGGGCCCAGGCCGGGTCAGCCGCCATGGCAGCGGGCCCAGGCCGGGTCAGCCGCCATGGCAGCGGGCCCAGGCCGGGTCAGCCGCCATGGCAGCGGGCCCAGGCCGGGTCAGCCGCCATGGCAGCGGGCCCAGGCCGGGTCAGCGGCCATGCCGACGGGTCCAGGCCGGGTCGGCCGCCGTGGCAGCGGGCCCAGGCGGGTCGGCCGCCGTGCCGGGCGGCGGCCGGTGGGGTTCAGGCCGCGGAATGGGGCGGCCGCCCGTGGCAGCGGGCCCGCGAGACCGGGCGACCGCCGGCGCCGTCGGACCTGGGCGGCGGCCGGCTGCCCGTGAGGTCAGCCGCCGAGCCGGACGGCCGCCGAGCCGGACGGCCGCCGTGCCGGGCGGCGGGCCACGCCGGACGGCCGCCGGTGGGGTTCAGCCCGCGGAAAGGGGCGGCCGTCTCCGGGGGTTGGGCGCGCCGGGAGGGGTGGCCACTCCTGGGGGTCAGCCCGCCGAGAGGGTGTGGCGGACCGTGCCGTCCGGTGCGGCGAGCAGGACCGGGGTTCCCGGGCCGCCGAGATCGCGCACGGCGGCGAGATCGTCCTCGGCCGCCTCCTCCGACGACGTCACCACCGCCGCCGCCTCCAGCGACCCCGCGCCGGACGCCACCGCCATCGCCACCGCCGTCCGCAGCGCGCTCAGCCGCAGGGACGGCAGCTCCACCGTCGCGGCGACATAGGTGCGTCCCGTGTCGTCCCGCACGGCGGCGCCCTCTGGCACGCCGTTGCGGGCCCGCGCGGAACGGGCCAGGGTGACGATCTTGCGGTCCTCGGGGTCGAGCGCGTTGCTGTCGGTCATGCCCCGAGCATACGAAGGGGCGGGCCGCCCGACCGGACGCGGGGTGGGCGGGCCCCCGCCGGACGGCGTCGCGTCACGACCGGTCCAGGCGCAGCCGCTCGGCCCGCGGCAGACCCGCCACCACCAGGTCGTAGGAGTCCTCGATCAGCTCCCTGACCAGCCGGTCCGGGAGGCCGCCGTCGACCGTGACGGTGTTCCAGTGGCGTTTGTTCATGTGGTAGCCGGGGCCGATCAGGTCCGGATGGTCCGCGCGCAGCCGCACCGCGTCCTCGGGATCGCACTTGAGGTTGACCTTCAGCGGCCGCTCGCCCGCCCAGCTCAGCGCGAACATCCTGCCCAGGACCTTGAAGACCGGGATCTCCGGGCGGAAGGGGAACTCCTCGGTCACCGCGTTGAAGGACAGACAGAAGGACCGCAGCTCCTGGGGCGTCACTCGGGACTCGTCTCCTCCTGCGGCGGATCCACCGGATCGACCGGCTCCACCAGCACCGTCACGATCTTGTTGCGGCGGCCGGCCGCGGCCTCCGCCGTCAGCCGCAGCTTGCGCCCGTCGGGCAGCTCCACCTCGGAGGACGCCCCGGCGATCGGCACCCGGCCCAGGGCCTTGGCCAGCAGTCCGCCGACGGTCTCCACGTCCTCGTCGTCGTACTCCTCCAGGCCGTACAGCTCGCCCAGGTCGGTGATGTCGAGACGGGCGGTGACCCGGTAGCGGTCGCCGCCCAGCTCCTCCACCGGCGGCAGCTCGCGGTCGTACTCGTCGGTGATCTCGCCGACGATCTCCTCCAGGATGTCCTCGATGGTGACGATGCCGGCCGTGCCGCCGTACTCGTCGATGACGACGGCGACGTGGTTGCGGTCCTGCTGCATCTCCCGCAGCAGGTCGCCGGCGTTCTTGGTGTCCGGCACGAACGCGGCGGGCCGCATCGCCGTCGACACCAGCTCGCCCTCGGCGTCGCGGCTGATGTGCGTCTTGCGGACCAGGTCCTTCAGATACACGATGCCGACGACGTCGTCCTCGTTCTCGCCGGTCACCGGTATCCGGGAGAACCCGGAGCGCAGGGCGAGGGTCAGGGCCTGGCGGATGGTCTTGAACCGCTCGATGACCACGAGGTCGGTGCGCGGGACCATGACCTCGCGCACCAGGGTGTCGCCCAGCTCGAAGACGGAGTGCACCATGCGGCGCTCGTCGTCCTCGATCAGCGACTCCTTCTCGGCCAGGTCGACCAGCGCGCGCAGCTCCGCCTCGGAGGCGAAAGGGCCGCGGCGGAAGCCCTTGCCGGGGGTCAGCGCGTTGCCGATGAGGATCAGCAGCGACGGGATCGGGCCCATGATCCGGGCCAGCGGGAGCAGCACGTACGCGGCCGCCGTCGCGGTGTTCAGCGGATGCTGGCGGCCGATGGTCCGCGGGGACACGCCGACGGCGACGTACGAGACGAGGACCATCACGCCGATCGCCGCGAGCAGCGCCGGGGCGGTGCCGTCGATCTGCCGCAGGCAGGCGTAGGTGACCAGTGCCGCGGCCGCCATCTCGCACGCCACCCGGACCAGCAGCGCCACGTTGAGGTAGCGGGTCGGGTCGGCGGCGATCTGCGCGAGCTTGGCGCTGCCCCGCCGCCCGGAGCGCACGGCCTCCTCGGCGCGGAAGCTGGAGACGCGCGCGAGGCCCGCCTCCGCGCAGGCGGCGAGCCAGGCGACGACGACCAGGGCGATGGCGCCGGCGACGAGGGTGGGGCTCATGAGACGGTCGGGGCCGGGGAGGGACCGGTCATACCCTTCTCCGCACGCCAGCCGTCCACGATGGCGGCCTGAAGGCCGAACATCTCGGCCTTCTCGTCGGGCTCCTCGTGGTCGTAGCCGAGGAGGTGCAGCACTCCGTGGACGGTGAGCAGTTGCAGCTCCTCGTCCATGGAGTGCTCCGTGGGCGCCTCCTTGCCCTGCCGCTCGGCGACCTCGGGACACAGCACGATGTCGCCGAGGAGGCCCTGCGGGGGCTCGTCGTCGTCCTTGGACGGCGGCCGCAGCTCGTCCATCGGGAAGGACATGACGTCCGTCGGGCCGGGCAGGTCCATCCACTGGATGTGCAGCTGCTCCATGGCGTCGGCGTCCACGACGATCACCGACAGCTCGGAGAGCGGGTGGATGCGCATCCGCGCGAGGGCGTAGCGGGCGATGTCGAGGATCGCCTGCTCGTCGACCTCGGTTCCGGACTCGTTGTTGACGTCGATCGACATGGTGCTGACTTGTCTACTTCCGCTTGGTGCGGCCGCCCTTGTGGGCGCCGTTCTCCGTACCGTTGTCGCTGTCGTACTTCTCGTACGCGTCGACGATACGGCCGACCAGCTTGTGCCGGACGACGTCCTGGGACGACAGGCGGGAGAAGTGGACGTCGTCGACGCCTTCGAGGATGTCCTGGACCTGCCGCAGACCCGACTTGGCGCCGCCCGGCAGGTCGACCTGCGTGACGTCGCCGGTGATCACGATCTTCGAGTCGAAGCCGAGCCGGGTGAGGAACATCTTCATCTGCTCGGGGCTCGTGTTCTGGGCCTCGTCCAGGATGATGAAGGCGTCATTGAGCGTGCGACCCCTCATGTACGCCAGCGGCGCGACCTCGATGGTGCCCGCCGCCATCAGCTTCGGGATCGAGTCCGGGTCCAGCATGTCGTGCAGGGCGTCGTACAGGGGACGCAGGTAGGGGTCGATCTTCTCGTACAGGGTGCCGGGGAGGAAGCCGAGGCGTTCGCCGGCCTCGACCGCGGGGCGGGTCAGGATGATGCGGTTGACCTGCTTGGACTGGAGGGCCTGGACCGCCTTGGCCATGGCCAGGTAGGTCTTGCCGGTGCCCGCGGGGCCGATGCCGAAGACGATCGTGTGCTTGTCGATCGCGTCGACGTACCGCTTCTGGTTGAGGGTCTTGGGTCTGATGGTGCGGCCGCGTGAGGACAGGATGTTCTGCGTCAGAACCTCGGCCGGGGTCTCCTGGCCGTCACTCGTCCCGTTCTCACTCGCCCGCAGCATGGCGATCGAGCGTTCCACTGCGTCCTCCGTCATCGGCTGCCCGGTGCGGAGCACCAGCATCATCTCGTCGAACAGGCGCTGGATGAGGGCGACTTCCCGCACGTCGCCGGTCGCGCTGATCTCGTTGCCCCGGACGTGGATGTCGGCCGCCGGGAAGGCCGTCTCGATCACGCGCAGGAGGGAGTCGCCGGATCCCAGCACGGTCACCATGGGGTGCTGGGCGGGAACGGTGAACTGTGCTCTCGCCTTGCCCTGCGCGGGCGTCTGAGCTGTGGGTGTCTCAGTCATAGACCGGCCCGAAGGCCTCTGCGTCCTCCCGGATGCGTCTCGCTCGCCACGAGGGCGGCCTGGCGAGTTCAAGGGTACGCCAGGGGGCTGACAACGCCGTAGTGGTTTTGTCATGCCCGGTCGACCGTCGCGGCGGTCATGCCGAGCGGCCGAAACCGATCGTGGGAACGGCCCGGCGCAGCGGCCAGGGGGCGGTGTCCCGCGTCTTCGGGAGGAGTTCAGGCAGCAGGCGGTCCAGGAAGGCGTACCGTCGCAGCGCCTCGGGGTCCTGGCCCCGCACCGACTGGACCTTGCTCCACCAGGCGGCGATCTCGGACCAGCCGGGGGCGGAGAGGGAGCCGCCGAACTCCTGGACGGAGAGGGCGGCGGTGAGGCCGGCGAAGGCGAGGCGGTCGGCGAGCGGCCAGTCGGCCAGGGTGCCGGTGACGAAGCCGGCCACGAAGACGTCACCGGCGCCGGTGGGGTCGAGGGCCTCGACGGCGATGGCCGGGACCTCGGCGGACTCGCCGGTGCGCCGGTCGACGGCGTACGCGCCGTCCGCGCCGAGCGTGACGACGGCGAGCGGCACATGGGCGGTGAGGGCGTGGGCGGCGGCGCGGGGGCAGGTGGCGCCGGTGTAGCGCATGGCCTCCTCCGCGTTCGGCAGGAAGGCCTCGCAGTGCGCGAGGTCGGTGAGGCCGGCCAGGTCCCAGGCGCCGGTGTCGTCCCAGCCGACGTCGGCGAAGACGCGGGTGCCGCGGCTCGCCGCCTGGGCGATCCAGGGGGCGCTGCGGCCGGGGGTGAGGGAGGCGACGGCGGCGCGGGCGTGCGGGGGGAACTCGGGCGCGGGTTCCTCGGGGGGCGGTTCGTGGCCGTGCGAGACCATGGTGCGCTCGCCCTCGTAGGCCATGGAGACGGTGACGGAGGAGTGCCAGCCGGGGACCGTGCGCGAGGTGCTGAGGTCGATGCCCTCGCCGTGTTCGAGGGCGTCCCAGCAGTACTCGCCGTAGTGGTCGTCGCCGAAGGCGGCGGCGAGGGAGGTGCGCAGGCCGAGGCGGGCGAGGGCGGTGGCCATGTTGGCGACGCCGCCGGGACTCGATCCCATGCCGCGCGCCCAGGACTCGGTGCCGCGCACGGGGGCGGAGTCGAGGCCGGTGAAGACGATGTCGAGGAAGACGTCACCGGTGAGGTAGACGTCCCAGGGCGGATCGTCGGGGGCGCGTCGGGCGGCCAGCGGGTCGACCCGGGCGGCCGGGCGGTGCTGGCCGGTGCGGTGGTGGTGTCCCTCTCCGGCGGACGCGTATGACGCGGTCACGGTGCGCTCCCTGACGTGGTGCCGATCCGGCCAGTGTGCACCACGGGGCCGACAGCGGGCGGTGCGTCACGCCGGGGGCGCGGCCCGGGCTCGGGGCCCGGCGCCCGCGGCGGTCGGCGTCAGGGTGCGGGAGGGCGTGCGGGGTGGTGGGGGGTCACCAGCGGGGGACGGCGGGGGTGACCCATCCGGGTTCGGCGACGCGCATGGCGGCGGCGTCGTCGCGTTCGCGCAGCGCGCCGTCGTCGTCCAGCCAGCGGCGGTGGAGGAGGTCGAGCCGGTCGCGGTCGAGTTCGACGCCGAGGCCGGGCGCGTCGGAGACGGCGACCCTGCCGTCGTCGAAGACGAGCCGTTCGGTGAGGACGTCCTCGGACTGCCAGGGGTAGTGGGAGTCGCAGGCGTGGCGGAGGTCGGGGACGGTGGCGGCGACGTGGGTCATCGCGGCCAGTGAGATCCCGAGGTGGGTGTTGGAGTGCATGGAGACGGCCACGCCGAACGTGCGGCAGACGGCGGCGAGTTCGCGGGTGTTGCGCAGTCCGCCCCAGTAGTGGTGGTCGGAGAGGACGACCTGGACGGCGTCGCGGGCGAAGGCCTCCTTGATCTCGGCGAACGTGGTGACGCACATGTTGGTGGCGAGCGGCACGTCGGTGCGGGCGGCGACCTCGGCCATGGCCGGGGTGCCGAGTGCGGGGTCCTCCAGGTATTCGAGGAGGTGGCCGATGTCGCGGGCGACGCGCAGCGAGGTGTCCACGGACCAGGCGCCGTTGGGGTCGAGGCGCAGGGGGTGGCCGGGGAAGGCGTCGGCGAGGGCGCGGACGGCGGCGATCTCCTCGTCGGGCGGGAAGACGCCGCCCTTGAGCTTGAAGGAGGTGAAGCCGTGGCGCTCCTTGAAGCGGCGGGCCTGCTCGACCACGGAGGCCGGGTCGAGGGCGGCGCCCCAGTCGTCCTTCTCGGCGGGGACGCCGTCGGGGTGGGCGGCCCATTTGTAGAAGAGGTAGGCGCTGTACTCGACGGCGTCGCGCACCTTGCCGCCGAGCAGGGCGTGCACGGGCAGGCCGAGTGCCTTGCCGAGGGCGTCGAGGCAGGCGACCTCGAAGGCGGAGACGACGGACAGGCGCAGTTTGTCGGCGGTCTGCACGCCGCGCAGTCCGCCGACGTCGACCTGGGAGGAGATCCGGGATCCGTCGACGCCGACGTCGTCGGCGATCGCGAACAGGCCGTTCACATCGCTGACCTGGCGTCCTGTCAGGCGTTGGGCGAAGGGGCGGGCGAGTTCGAGGTACTTGGTGTCGCCGTAGGTCTCGCCGACGCCGGTGATCCCGGCCGCGGTGACGACCTCGACGATCAGGCGGGGGGTGTAGGGCTGGTGGACGCCCTGGGTGTTGAGCAGGGGCGGGTCGGCGACCAGGATCGGGGTGAGGCGGACGTCGGTGATCGTGAGGTCGGGGCTCACAGGGTGGCTCCCACGAGGTCGAGGCCGGTTTCCAGGAGGGCTCCGAGGTCGGCCAGGTCGGCGGGCGAGGGCTCGGTGAGCGGGGCGCGGACGGGGCCGACGGGTCGGCCGCGCAGCCGGGCCGCCGCCTTGACCAGGGACACGGCGTAGCCGGGCACGCGGTCGCGGAGTTCGACGAGGGGGACGTAGAAGTCGCGCAGCAGCCGTTCCACCGGCTTGCCGTGGGCGCCGTCGCCGTCGCGCAGGGCGGTGAAGAAGGCGTCGGCGATCTCGGGGGCGAAGGCGTGGACGGCGGAGGAGTAGGCGGGGACGCCGACGGCGGCGTAGGCGCGGGCCTGGACCTCGGCGGTGGCGGCGCCGTTGAAGAAGAGGAAGCCGTCCGGGGCGGCGAGGGTGAGGCGCTGGAGCCGGTCGAGGTCGCTGTGGCCGTCCTTGAGGCCGATGACGTTCGGGATGCGGGCGATGCGTCTCAGGGACGCGGCGGTGTAGGCGACCTGGCCGCGCTGGTAGGCGATGAGGGGCAGCCGGGTGCGGGCGGCGAGCTGCTCCAGCTGGGCGACGAGGCCGTCCTGCGGGGCGGCGACGAGGTAGTGCGGCAGGACGAGGAGGGCGTCGGCGCCGGCCTCTTCGGCGATGCGGGCGAAGCGGGCGGCCTGGGCCCAGCCGTAGCCGACGCCGGCGACGACGGGGAGGCGGCCGCCGGCCTCCTCGACGGCGACCGTGACGACCTGCCGGTACTCGTCCTCGTCGAGGGAGAAGAACTCTCCGGTGCCGCAGGCGGGGAAGAGGGCGCCGGGGGCGGTGGCGATCTGGGCCGCGACATGGGCGCGGAAGCCGTCGGGGTCGAGGGAGCCGTCGTCGTGGAAGCTGGTGAGCGGGAAGGACAGGACCCCGCGGGCCATGCCGTCCCGCAGGCGCCGGACCGTGTCGCGGACCGGCTCGTCGGTCGCGTCTCTTTCGAGGGTCACCCTCGCCATCTCCCTATGTAGACGTCATCCATGTATGGAAATGGAGGTTAGATACACGAACGTCGCTCGTCAATGCGGCCGCTCCCGCGCTTACCATCGACGCATGTCGGAGACAGGGGGCGTGCGCGAGGTGAAGTCCGCGGCGCGCACGGTCGAGCTGCTGGAACTGCTCGCGGCGCGCGCGGACCGGCCCGCGCGGCTCCAGGAGCTGGCCGACGAGCTGGGGGTGCCGCGCAGCTCGATGTACGCGCTCCTCCAGACCCTGGTCGGCCGGGGCTGGGTGCGCACGGACGTCACCGGCTCGCTCTACGGCATCGGCATCCACGCCCTGCTGACCGGCACCGGCTACCTCGACTCCGATCCGCGCGTGCGCCTGGTGCGGCCCTTCCTCGACGAGGCGTCCGAGTCGCTGGGCGAGACGATCCACCTCGGGCGGCTCGACGGCCGGGGGGTGGCCTATCTGGCGACGCGCGAGTCGCACGAATACCGGCGCACGCTCAGCCGGGTCGGACGGCGGCTGCCCGCGCACGCCGGCGCGCTCGGCAAGGCGCTGCTGGCGGAGCGGCCGGACGGCGAGCTGCCCGAGGGGCCCTACGAGGCGCTCACCCCGCACACCCGCACCAGCCGGGAGGCGCTGCTGGCCGACCTCGCCGAGGTGCGGGCGCGCGGCCACTCCGTGGACCGCGAGGAGGGCGTCCCCGGCATCGTGGGTTTCGGCTTCGCCCTGCGCTACGACGTCCCCGCCCAGGACGCGATCAGCTGCTCGGTGCCGGTGTCCCGGCTGACGCCCGGACACGAGGAGCGGATCGTCGCGGTGATGCGGGAGATCAGGGCCGCGATCGAGTCGACGGCGCCCGACTCCGCCGGCGGCGCGGACTGGCGATAGCCGGGTCCCGGCCGACGGCCGCCGCGCCCGGTCCCGGCTTCGGCGCGGGCGCGGGCTCCGGCGCGGCTCCGGGAGCCGGGCTCCGGGGCCGTTGCAGGGCGTTCGGTCGGGTCAGAAGGTGTAGGCGTCGACCTCGGCGAGACACCGGGCCCGGCGCTCCTCGTCGTCCTCCAGGAAGGAGGCGACGAAGGAGTTGCGGGCCAGTTCGCGCAGCCGCTCCTCGCTCAGGCCGAGGCTCGCGCGGACGGCGTCGAAGTTGTCGCCCGCGTAGCCGCCGAAGTAGGCGGGGTCGTCGGAGTTGACGGTGCAGACGAGCCCCGCGTCGAGCATGGCCGGCAGCGGGTGTTCGGCGAGGACGTCGACGGTGCGCAGCCGGACGTTGGACAGCGGGCACAGGGTCAGCGGGATCCGCTCCCGCACCAGCCGCTCCACCAGCGCCGGGTCCTCCATGCAGCGCAGGCCGTGGTCGACGCGCTCGACGCCGAGGACGTCCAGCGCCTCGGTGATGTAGCGCGGCGGCCCCTCCTCGCCGGCGTGCGCCACCCGCCGCAGCCCGAGCGCGGCCGCCGCCGCGTACACCTCGCGGAACTTCGCCGGCGGATGCCCGACCTCGGCGGAGTCCAGCCCGACGCCGGTGATCCGGTCGAGGTAGGGCTTCGCCGCGTCCAGCGTCTCCAGCGCCGACTCGGCGGTCTCGTCGCGCAGGAAGCACAGGATCAGCCGGGTGGAGACGCCGTGGACGTCCTCGCTGCGGCCCAGCGCCCGCCACAGCCCCTCCACGACCGTGCCCATGCCGACGCCCCGCGCGAGGTGGGCCTGCGGGTCGAAGAAGATCTCGGCGTGCCGCACGCCCTGGGCGGCCGCCCGGGCCAGGTAGGCGTTCGCGAGGTCCTCGAAGTCCCGCTCGGTGCGCAGCACCGCCATCAGCTCGTAGTACAGGTTCAGGAAGGACTGCAGGTCCTCGAACCGGTACGCCTCCCGGAGCGCCTCGGTGTCGGCGTACGGCAGCGCGACCCCGTTGCGGGCGGCCAGCTCGAAGGCCAGCTCGGGCTCCAGGGTGCCTTCGATGTGCAGGTGCAGTTCAGCTTTGGGGATGGGCATCAGAGCATCGTACGGCCGCTTCAGCTGCGTTTCGGAACCGGCACTCGTTGGAGGTCGTGCGCCACGGTCAGTTCTCCCTCGAAGCCGGCGGCCCGCGCCTGCCGCTCGAACTCCGCGGGCTCGGAGTAGCGCTGGCTGAAGTGCGTGAGGACGAGGTGCCGCACTCCCGCGTCCCGTGCCGCCCGGGCCGCCTGACCGGCGGTCAGGTGCCCGTGGTCGACGGCGAGCCGCTCGTCCTCGTCGAGGAAGGTCGACTCGACGACGAGCAGGTCGGCGCCCTCGGCGAGGGCGTGCACCCCCTCGCAGAGCCGGGTGTCCATGACGAACGCGAACCGCTGTCCGCGGCGCACCTCGCTGACGTCGTCGAGCGACACCCCGCCGACCGAGCCCTCCCGCTGGATCCGGCCCACGTCCGGCCCCCGCACGCCGTGCGCGGCCAGCAGCTCGGGCAGCATGCGGCGCCCGTCGGGCTCGACGAGCCGGTAGCCGTAGGACTCGACGGGGTGCGAGAGCAGGGCGGCCTCCAGGCGGTAGGAGGAGGCGGTCGCCAGGACGCCGTCGCCGTCCACCGGGGCCTCGGTGACGCCGACGGTCTCGCGGTAGGCGGTGGAGTAGCGCAGCCGCTCGAAGAAGCGCTGCCCGGAGCGCGGGTAGTGCGCGGTGACCGGGTGCGGGACCCGGTCGAGGTTGATCCGCTGGATGACCCCGGCCAGGCCGAGGGAGTGGTCGCCGTGGAAGTGGGTGACGCAGATCCGGTGGATGTCGTGCGCGGCGACGCCGGCGCGCACCATCTGGCGCTGAGTGCCCTCGCCCGGGTCGAAGAGGATGCCCTCGCCGTCCCAGCGCAGGAAGTAGCCGTTGTGGTTGCGGTGCCGGGTGGGGACCTGGCTGGCGGTGCCGAGGACGACGAGTTCGCGTACGGACACGAACGGCCTATCCGGGGGGCCAGTGCAGGCCGCGGCCGCCGAGGACGTGCGCGTGGGCGTGCCAGACCGTCTGCCCGGCGCCGGCGCCGGTGTTGAAGACGGTGCGGTAGCTCTCCAGCTTCTCCTCCCGCGCGACCTCACGGGTCTCGCGCAGCACGTCGGCGGCGAGTTCGGGGGCCTCGGCGGCGAGGGCCGCGGCGTCCTGGTAGTGCGCCTTCGGGATCACCAGGACGTGGGTGGGCGCCTGCGGGTTGATGTCCCGGAAGGCGACGGTCGTGCCGGTCTCCCGCACGATCGTCGCGGGGATCGTCCCCGAGACGATCTTGCAGAACAGGCAGTCGTCCTGCGGTTCCCCTGCCATGCGGGTCCTCCTCGGACAGTCGGTCGGTCGGTACGGGGCATCGTATCCGGGGGCCGCGGCGGTCAGGGCAGCTCGGGGGGCGTCCTGGCCGGAGTCGTCTCCAGCGCGGCCAGCGCCAGTGACACCGCCTCGTCCAGCTGGACGTCCCGGCCGGCCGCGTGGTCCTGGGGGGCGCAGACGACCTCGACGTCCGGGTCGACGCCGTGGTTCTCCACGCCCCAGCCGGGACCCTCCAGCCAGATCGCGTACTTGGGCTGGGTGACGAGCGTGCCGTCGACCAGCCGGTAACGGCTGTCGATCCCGACCGTCCCGCCCCAGGTGCGCGTGCCCACCACCGGACCGATCCCGAGCGCCTTGATCGCCGCGTTGACGATGTCCCCGTCGGACCCGGAGAACTCGTTGGCGACGGCGACCACGGGCCCGCGCGGCGCGTCCTCCGGGTAGCTGGAGGCGCGCACGCCGCGCGGGACGTCCCAGCCGACGACGCGCCGGGCCAGTTTCTCCACGACGAGCTGGGAGGTGTGGCCGCCCCGGTTCTCGCGCACGTCCACGATCAGCCCCTCGCGCGCCACCTCGACCCGCAGGTCCCGGTGGATCTGGGCCCAGCCCGGCGCCTGCATGTCGGGCACGTGCAGATACCCCAGCCGGCCGCCCGAGGTCTCGTGCACGTACGCGCGGCGGTCGGAGACCCACGCGTGGTAGCGCAGCGCCTCCTCGTCCGCGACGGGCACGACCACGGCGTGCCGGGGCTCGCCGCCGCCGGACGGCGAGACGGTCAGCTCCACGACCCTGCCCGCGGCGCCGACGAGCAGCGGCCCGGGTCCGGTGACCGGGTCGACCGGCTGCCCGCCGACGGCGAGGATCGCGTCGCCGGCCCGCACCGCGACGCCGGGCGCGGCGAGCGGGGAGCGGGCGTCGGGGTCGGAGGTCTCCGAGGGCAGGACGCGGTCGATGCGCCAGACGCCGTCCTCGTGCCGGGAGAGGTCCGCGCCCAGCAGGCCCTGCCGGGCGCCCCGGCCGTGGCCGCCGCGCGGCATGACGTAGGCGTGCGAGGTGCCGAGTTCGCCGTGCACCTCCCAGAGCAGGTCGACGAGGTCGTCGTGGGTCGCGACGCGCTCCAGCACGGGCCGGTAGCGGTCCAGGACGCCGTCCCAGTCGACCCCGCCGAGATCGGGCCGCCAGAAGTTGTCCCGCATGATGCGGCCGTTCTCGTCGTACATCTGCCGCCACTCGGCGGCGGGGTCGACGACGCGGCGCACGCGGCCGAGGTCGACGGTGACGTTGCCGTCGCCGTCCTCGTCGCCCGAGGCGCGCCGGTCGCTGGGGACGACCTTGAGCTTGCCGTCGGTCCACAGCAGCAGCCGCTTGCCGTCGCCGCTGACCTCGAAGCCGTCGGCGTCGGCGGCGAGGTGCTCGACGCGCCGCTGGACG encodes:
- a CDS encoding 5-dehydro-4-deoxyglucarate dehydratase, which translates into the protein MARVTLERDATDEPVRDTVRRLRDGMARGVLSFPLTSFHDDGSLDPDGFRAHVAAQIATAPGALFPACGTGEFFSLDEDEYRQVVTVAVEEAGGRLPVVAGVGYGWAQAARFARIAEEAGADALLVLPHYLVAAPQDGLVAQLEQLAARTRLPLIAYQRGQVAYTAASLRRIARIPNVIGLKDGHSDLDRLQRLTLAAPDGFLFFNGAATAEVQARAYAAVGVPAYSSAVHAFAPEIADAFFTALRDGDGAHGKPVERLLRDFYVPLVELRDRVPGYAVSLVKAAARLRGRPVGPVRAPLTEPSPADLADLGALLETGLDLVGATL
- a CDS encoding IclR family transcriptional regulator; its protein translation is MSETGGVREVKSAARTVELLELLAARADRPARLQELADELGVPRSSMYALLQTLVGRGWVRTDVTGSLYGIGIHALLTGTGYLDSDPRVRLVRPFLDEASESLGETIHLGRLDGRGVAYLATRESHEYRRTLSRVGRRLPAHAGALGKALLAERPDGELPEGPYEALTPHTRTSREALLADLAEVRARGHSVDREEGVPGIVGFGFALRYDVPAQDAISCSVPVSRLTPGHEERIVAVMREIRAAIESTAPDSAGGADWR
- a CDS encoding adenosine deaminase, producing MPIPKAELHLHIEGTLEPELAFELAARNGVALPYADTEALREAYRFEDLQSFLNLYYELMAVLRTERDFEDLANAYLARAAAQGVRHAEIFFDPQAHLARGVGMGTVVEGLWRALGRSEDVHGVSTRLILCFLRDETAESALETLDAAKPYLDRITGVGLDSAEVGHPPAKFREVYAAAAALGLRRVAHAGEEGPPRYITEALDVLGVERVDHGLRCMEDPALVERLVRERIPLTLCPLSNVRLRTVDVLAEHPLPAMLDAGLVCTVNSDDPAYFGGYAGDNFDAVRASLGLSEERLRELARNSFVASFLEDDEERRARCLAEVDAYTF
- a CDS encoding ribonuclease Z; protein product: MSVRELVVLGTASQVPTRHRNHNGYFLRWDGEGILFDPGEGTQRQMVRAGVAAHDIHRICVTHFHGDHSLGLAGVIQRINLDRVPHPVTAHYPRSGQRFFERLRYSTAYRETVGVTEAPVDGDGVLATASSYRLEAALLSHPVESYGYRLVEPDGRRMLPELLAAHGVRGPDVGRIQREGSVGGVSLDDVSEVRRGQRFAFVMDTRLCEGVHALAEGADLLVVESTFLDEDERLAVDHGHLTAGQAARAARDAGVRHLVLTHFSQRYSEPAEFERQARAAGFEGELTVAHDLQRVPVPKRS
- a CDS encoding histidine triad nucleotide-binding protein, translating into MAGEPQDDCLFCKIVSGTIPATIVRETGTTVAFRDINPQAPTHVLVIPKAHYQDAAALAAEAPELAADVLRETREVAREEKLESYRTVFNTGAGAGQTVWHAHAHVLGGRGLHWPPG